The proteins below are encoded in one region of Thunnus maccoyii chromosome 24, fThuMac1.1, whole genome shotgun sequence:
- the rpgrb gene encoding retinitis pigmentosa GTPase regulator b yields MAGETEDDIPESGAVFTFGKSKFADNVPSKFWLKNDVPLKIACGDEHTALITENGKLFMFGSNNWGQLGLGTKVTVNKPTCVKALKSEKVQLVACGRNHTLICTTQGKVLAAGGNSEGQLGLGHCEERTAFQRLDFFDSYGPIKMLAAGSNTSAALTESGKLFMWGDNTEGQIGLGKESHASSPQEVSVGRPIAWVSCGYYHSALVTAAGALYTFGELDSGKLGLGTDQLAGHRVPQKVKSIPEPVTQVACGGGHTVALTEDNVYTFGLGQFGQLGHGTFIFESRLPRPVEHFKKGRVCLVACGENHTAVITDGGLLYTFGDGRHGKLGLGEENFTNQFKPTLCPRFLKYNVQAAPCGGCHMVVLARPRDQSCGDVTLEEDDVTEDYLEKPYVELLGDTADSSTLQRSLSARVRRRERERSPDQFGAMFRTLPAMTPGYLHPPLPVSSQTIPPRLPPPELSHRKVLNGTHQHGNAGSNHKEQTGGETDSVVESLTDTDSVRGLGETTDFLNMTHVMKMDPSDKTLTLSPVQKRKGKHGKALKTQKENPKKEKTLSKQSSFSSTSPSRKSETVSPRRALPTELLKSHSARSLVAQSPQRQKTADQNKENLIMAVEELEGRRSKNKPPSVGDIRKAASKQRLRPVQAKSQLIEVGRKLVPDSKQSKHPESKKTRLGFGSESAEVKVKQSKSKPIAVKSEHAGVSSPGERSQSVSPRRQKSKESTEILKDPKKSKNEKNKKEAQSKKSAKQTPEGASTLGLLAGAASVAAGSALIREVASRSRFSSPSLTASESSRGVRKDSVTKSQSEDSGSDAADFSNKSAVSINIIPASESQEVGTSQDEKSQDESEDQTDSATAKREEEEEEEEEGQKTSAEGSDGEEEVNKSIEKDTEEEEEEDEDDSDTLQPEDKSDTDVDEEGSKGGEEDKSAAEEEEEAEEEEEEEKSGTAGSESEDEEKESKGGDVEEEEEEEGEEVSSHESESKAGESENEEEEEEEDASEEESLKSSEEREKSDVESLTEEEEEAEEEEEEEEGEEDEGELEEESSKSSEERAKSDEEEEAEEEEEEEEKKESSAEEEEEASSEEAESENEEESEEEDEEGEEEEEEAEEEEEESEKEELAEEEEEEEAAEEEEEEEAAEEEEEEENEEEMEEEEEEDQKSEDEADEEAEEEEVDNEDEEEEEGEEEEQEEEEEEKEEEQEEEEEEEEEAEEEEEEEEEAEEEEEEEEEAEEEEEEEEEEEEEEEEEEDEEEDEDEEEEEDNVDDEDVEDEEEENDTSAETEGPSSQSLEESTEKPAEETLSPKPEELKEESVPDGEQRAAEITEEPDTTAEEKTNDGSKPANGTTDSNSKSQSGSNKKLSLFRRLSFSRSKQTSDREQAPAEGTGGGDAAVQGEPPPPAAAGSSDRGKAQQRPRSEACAVL; encoded by the exons ATGGCAGGGGAGACTGAGGACGACATACCGG AATCAGGAGCAGTTTTCACATTTGGAAAGAGCAAATTTGCCGACAACGTCCCGAGTAAATTTTGGCTTAAAAATGACGTCCCACTTAAAATAGCCTGTGGGGACGAACATACCGCCTTAATAACGG AAAATGGGAAACTCTTCATGTTTGGCAGCAACAACTGGGGCCAGCTCGGTCTGGGAACCAAAGTGACCGTGAACAAGCCCACTTGTGTCAAAG CTCTGAAGTCTGAGAAAGTGCAGCTCGTGGCCTGTGGAAGAAACCACACTCTCATCTGTACAA cTCAGGGGAAAGTGTTGGCCGCCGGCGGGAACAGCGAGGGTCAGCTGGGGCTCGGCCACTGCGAGGAGAGGACGGCCTTCCAGAGACTCGACTTCTTCGACTCGTACGGACCAATCAAAATGCTCGCTGCTGGTTCGAAcacctctgctgctctcacag AGAGTGGTAAGCTGTTCATGTGGGGCGACAACACGGAGGGTCAGATCGGTTTGGGGAAGGAGAGCCACGCCTCCTCGCCGCAGGAGGTCAGCGTAGGACGGCCCATCGCCTGGGTGTCCTGCGGATACTACCACTCCGCCTTAGTGACAG CGGCTGGAGCTCTGTACACGTTCGGAGAGCTCGACAGCGGTAAACTGGGTCTGGGCACCGACCAGCTGGCCGGACACCGAGTCCCTCAGAAGGTGAAGAGCATCCCGGAGCCGGTGACCCAGGTGGCGTGTGGCGGCGGACACACGGTGGCGCTCACAG AGGACAACGTGTACACGTTTGGCCTCGGTCAGTTCGGACAGCTCGGTCACGGGACGTTCATCTTCGAGTCGCGGCTGCCGCGTCCGGTCGAGCATTTCAAGAAGGGTCGGGTCTGTCTGGTGGCGTGTGGCGAGAACCACACGGCCGTCATCACAG ATGGCGGTTTGCTCTACACGTTTGGAGACGGCAGACATGGGAAACTGGGGCTTGGAGAGGAAAACTTCACCAACCAGTTTAAACCAACGCTTTGCCCGCGCTTCCTCAAGTATAACGTTCAGGCA GCTCCGTGCGGCGGCTGTCACATGGTGGTGCTGGCTCGACCGAGGGACCAGAGCTGCGGTGATGTCACCCTGGAGGAGGACGACGTGACGGAGGATTACCTGGAGAAGCCGTACGTGGAGCTGCTGGGGGACACGGCGGACTCGTCCACCCTGCAGAGGAGCCTCTCCGCCCGGGTTCGCAGGAGGGAGCGG GAGCGATCTCCGGACCAGTTCGGCGCCATGTTCCGCACGCTGCCCGCCATGACGCCCGGCTACCTCCACCCGCCGCTGCCCGTCTCCAGCCAGACCATCCCGCCCAGACTGCCTCCACCTGAGCTGAGCCACAGAAAGGTGCTCAACGGCACTCACCAACACGGGAACGCAGGGTCAAACCACAAGG AGCAGACAGGGGGCGAGACAGACAGCGTTGTGGAGAGCCTGACCGACACCGACAGCGTTAGAGGACTgggggaaacaacagacttcCTCAACATg ACGCATGTGATGAAGATGGACCCCAGTGATAAAACGCTCACACTGTCTCCAGTTCAGAAG AGGAAGGGTAAGCATGGTAAGgccttaaaaacacagaaagagaacccaaaaaaggagaaaacgcTCTCAAAGCAGAGCAGTTTCTCTTCGACGTCTCCGTCCCGTAAGAGCGAGACCGTCTCTCCTCGCCGGGCGTTACCCACCGAGCTCCTGAAGAGCCACAGCGCTCGCTCTCTGGTCGCTCAGAGCccacagagacagaagacagcTGACCAGAACAAAGAGAATCTGATCATGGctgtggaggagctggaggggaGACGCAGTAAAAACAAACCTCCGAGCGTCGGCGACATTAGGAAGGCAGCGTCCAAGCAGCGGCTCAGGCCAGTCCAGGCGAAAAGCCAGCTGATAGAGGTCGGCAGGAAACTGGTGCCAGACTCTAAACAAAGTAAACACCCGGAAAGCAAAAAGACACGTTTAGGTTTTGGCTCTGAATCTGCTGAGGTGAAAGTAAAACAGTCTAAAAGCAAACCGATAGCCGTCAAAAGTGAACACGCAGGAGTGAGCTCGCCAGGTGAACGCAGTCAGTCAGTGAGCCCTCGACGGCAAAAATCTAAGGAGAGCACAgaaatattaaaagatcctaaaaaatcaaagaatgagaaaaataaaaaagaggcTCAGTCCAAGAAATCTGCTAAACAAACACCGGAAGGAGCTTCAACTCTCGGCCTGCTCGCCGGAGCTGCCTCTGTGGCCGCAGGATCAGCGTTGATCCGAGAGGTGGCGTCAAGAAGCCGCTTTAGCTCGCCGTCGCTCACCGCATCTGAGAGCAGCCGCGGCGTCCGTAAAGACAGCGTGACGAAATCACAGAGCGAGGATTCTGGATCCGATGCCGCCGATTTTAGCAACAAATCCGCCGTCAGCATCAACATCATTCCTGCATCTGAGAGTCAAGAAGTCGGGACGAGTCAGGACGAGAAGAGTCAGGATGAAAGCGAAGACCAGACAGACTCTGCGACAGCCAAacgagaagaggaagaggaggaggaggaggaggggcagaaAACAAGTGCAGAAGGAAgcgatggagaggaggaggtcaACAAGAGTATTgagaaagacacagaagaagaggaggaagaagatgaagatgacagCGACACTCTTCAGCCAGAAGATAAGTCAGACACCGATGTAGACGAGGAGGGAAGCAAGGGTGGCGAAGAAGATAAGAGCgctgctgaggaggaggaagaagcagaggaggaggaagaggaggaaaagagtgGGACGGCAGGAAGTGAAagtgaagatgaagagaaagagagcaaaggAGGGGatgtagaagaagaggaggaggaggaaggtgaggaAGTCTCGAGTCATGAGTCAGAAAGCAAAGCAGGAGAGTCTGaaaacgaggaggaggaggaggaggaagatgcaTCAGAGGAGGAATCTTTAAAGTCTtcggaggagagagaaaagagtgacGTAGAGAGtttgacagaagaagaagaagaggcagaggaggaggaggaggaagaggaaggtgaGGAGGACGAGGGTGAATTGGAAGAGGAATCTTCAAAGTCTTCAGAGGAGAGAGCAAagagtgatgaagaggaagaagcagaggaggaagaggaggaggaggagaaaaaggagagtagtgctgaggaggaagaggaggcgaGTAGTGAGGAAGCAGAGAGTGAAAACGAGGAGGaaagtgaggaagaggatgaagaaggagaggaggaggaggaggaggccgaagaggaggaggaggagagtgaaaaagaagagctggctgaggaggaggaagaagaggaggcagcagaggaggaggaagaagaggaggcggcagaggaggaggaagaagaagagaacgaggaagaaatggaagaagaagaagaggaggatcaAAAAAGTGAGGATGAGGCAGAtgaagaggcagaggaggaagaggttgacaatgaagatgaagaggaggaggagggggaggaagaagagcaagaagaagaggaagaagagaaagaggaggaacaagaggaagaagaagaggaggaggaggaagcagaagaagaagaggaggaggaggaggaagcagaagaagaagaggaggaggaggaggaagcagaagaagaagaggaggaggaagaagaggaagaggaggaggaagag gaagaagaagacgaagaagaagacgaagatgaggaggaggaggaggataatgttgatgatgaagatgtggaagatgaggaagaggagaatgaTACTTCAGCAGAGACGGAGGGACCGTCCTCGCAGAGTTTGGAGGAGTCGACAGAGAAACCAGCAGAGGAGACTCTGAGTCCT AAACCTGAAGAGCTGAAAGAAGAATCTGTACCTGATGGAGAGCAAAGAG cagcagaaatcACAGAGGAGCCGGACACCACCGCTGAAGAAAAGACAAACGATGGCTCCAAACCAGCCAATGGGACAACAGACAGCAACTCAAAGAGCCAATCAGGTTCCAACAAAAAG ctctctctcttcagaCGGCTGTCCTTCTCCAGGTCAAAGCAGACCAGCGACAGGGAACAAGCCCCGGCGGAGGGCACCGGCGGCGGGGACGCAGCCGTCCAGGGAGAGCCTCCGCCCCCAGCTGCTGCCGGGAGCAGCGACCGGGGAAAAGCACAGCAAAGGCCTCGCTCTGAAGCCTGCGCCGTCCTGTGA